A stretch of DNA from Candidatus Methylomirabilis tolerans:
AAACCTACGAACTCGAAACCGCTTGTATGACTGTGGTGAAGAGGGCAAAAATTGAAGAAGAGCGGGGTATCGATCTACGAGCAGTTTCGCCGGATGCATCCTCGTTCTGAGGCCCTGTTCCGTCGAGCGCAGATGACCATTGCGGGCGGCCTGACTCACGATATCCGGCACCTTCATCCTTTCCCCATCTATGTAGATCGGGCTCACGGCTCCAGAAAGTGGGATGTCGATGACCACGAGTTGATCGACTACTGGATGGGACACGGGGCGCTCATCCTCGGCCATGGCCACCCGACCGTCCAACAGGCTATTGTCGATCAGCTTGGCCGCGGAACCCACTACGGCGCGTGTCACGAGTTGGAGATTCAGTGGGCCGAGCAGGTACTCAAACTTATTCCCGGAATCGATCGGGTCCGCTTTGTCGGCTCGGGGACCGAGGCCACACTGCTGGCAATCCGGATTGCCCGTGCCGTAACGGGTAGAGACAAGATCGTCAAGTTCGAAGGACATTTTCACGGATGGCACGACTATGCGGCGGCCGCAATCCGTCCGCCTTTTGATCGCCCCATGTCCGCCGGTGTCCCGCAAGGCGTCCTTCACGATATCCTCATCTGCCCACCGAACGATTGGGACGCATTCATGATGTTGACGGCACATCGCAATGATATCGCCGGCGTGATCCTGGAGCCGGCCGGCGGCAGTTGCGGCACGATCCCCACCGATCTTGGTTTCCTGAAACGACTCCGGGACTTTACCCGGGCCCAAGACATCGCGCTGATCTTTGACGAGGTGATCAGCGGGTTCCGCTTGGCCCCTGGCGGCGCGCAGCAGCAGTATGGGATTTACGCCGACCTGACCACGCTGGCCAAGATTCTCGCCGGGGGGATGCCTGGTGGCGCTGTGGCCGGCCGCGCGCCGCTGATGGATCAGCTGGCCTTCAGGGATGATCAGACCTGGAACCGGGAGGAGCGGGTGTGGCACGCCGGGACCTTCAACGCTAATCCGCTCTCGGCGGCGGCCGGCACAGCGACACTTCCGCTTCTGGCCGACGGCCAGGTCCAGAGCAGAGCCGATCGCGCCGGACAGGCGCTGCGGGACGGTATCAATGAAGTGATCGCGCAACTCGGTGCAGACGCCTGCGCCTATGGCGAATCATCGATCGTCAATCTTTTCCTCCAGCCTCGTCGTCATGCTCTTCTCCTCGACCGACCCGACTCCACAGTCGATCATTGCCTCCTCATGGAGCACCCGAACCAAGAGGCCTATCATCAGATGCGCTGTGCGCTGATCCTGAACGGCGTCGATTTTCCCCTCTTTCACGGGTGGGTCTCGGCAGCCCATTCGGATGAGGACATGGAAAAGACCATCCGAGCCTTTGAGGCCGCACTTCGGCTGATGCAGGATGAAGGCGCGCTGTAAAAAAACAGTTCATGGTTCAAGGTTCAAAGTTCGAGGTTCGAAGCGTTGCACGCTGAACCTTGCACGGCAAACCTTGAACGTTGAACCTTGAACCATGAACTCGAAACGCCTGGCAGATCGGCTGGCGAGGATCGTCGGAGCGGATCATGTCCTGGCGGCGGACTCCTGTGTCCCGTACACCGTCGATGACCGGATCCCAACGGCGGTCGCCTTCCCGGGAGACGCGCAGGAACTCTCCGAGGTTATGAAGCTCGCGTCGTCCGACGGGCTTTCGGTCATCCCGTGGGGGAGCGGAACAACGATCGGCCTCGGGGGCATCCCGACAAGGGTCGATCTGGCGGTTGTGCTCACGCGGCTGAACCGGATCATCGATCATGAACCGGGCGATCTGACGGCGACCTTTCAGGCCGGGATTCCGCTTTGCGACGTTCAGGCCTCTCTTCACCGCAGCGGCCAGTTTCTCCCCTTCGATCCCGCACACTGCGACCGGAGGACCATCGGCGGTATCCTTGCCACGAATTCGAGCGGTCCGTCGCGGCACCGGTATGGGACCGCTCGAGACCTGGTGATTGGAATTCGCGTCGTCCATGCCGACGGAACCATCACGAAGGGCGGCGCAAAAGTGGTGAAGAGCGTCAGCGGGTACGATATGAACAAACTCTACGTCGGTTCGCTGGGGACCCTTGGTATTATCCTTGAGGCGACCTTCAAACTCCATCCGCTGCCCGCTGTAGAGCGAACCTGGATCGCATTATTCCAGGCAGGCGAAGGCGCGACCCGCGCGCTGGCCCGGATCCTCCACGCCACCGTCGTCTGCACCAGGATCGAGCTGTTGTCGTCCGGTGCCGCGCGCTCGATCGGCAGACAGGTTGGCTGTCAGTTTCCTGAGGGAACCGCCGCGCTGGCGCTATCGGTCGGCGGTGTACCTGAGGCGGTGGATGCTCAGATTGCAGCCATCAGGCAGTTCTGCCGGCAGGAGGGCGCGGCGGCGGAATTCCTCGTAGAGGACCGTACGCAGGATAGCCTGTGGAAAGCCGTCTGTAATTTTTCCTCCGTGACCGGCGATGGCCGATATCAGGTGACGCTGAAGGCGAGCGTTTTGCCGACGCACGTTGTCGATACGATCCACTACGGCGAAACACTTGCCGGACGGCTCGGCCTGGAGTCTGCTGCCATCTCTGAGGCCGGCTGCGGGATCGTCCGGCTGTATTGGACGGGCGCACCGGGTTTGGCGGCTAACGATCCGATTTCTATCGCAAAAGGGATCGA
This window harbors:
- a CDS encoding aspartate aminotransferase family protein, whose translation is MKKSGVSIYEQFRRMHPRSEALFRRAQMTIAGGLTHDIRHLHPFPIYVDRAHGSRKWDVDDHELIDYWMGHGALILGHGHPTVQQAIVDQLGRGTHYGACHELEIQWAEQVLKLIPGIDRVRFVGSGTEATLLAIRIARAVTGRDKIVKFEGHFHGWHDYAAAAIRPPFDRPMSAGVPQGVLHDILICPPNDWDAFMMLTAHRNDIAGVILEPAGGSCGTIPTDLGFLKRLRDFTRAQDIALIFDEVISGFRLAPGGAQQQYGIYADLTTLAKILAGGMPGGAVAGRAPLMDQLAFRDDQTWNREERVWHAGTFNANPLSAAAGTATLPLLADGQVQSRADRAGQALRDGINEVIAQLGADACAYGESSIVNLFLQPRRHALLLDRPDSTVDHCLLMEHPNQEAYHQMRCALILNGVDFPLFHGWVSAAHSDEDMEKTIRAFEAALRLMQDEGAL
- a CDS encoding FAD-binding oxidoreductase; translated protein: MNSKRLADRLARIVGADHVLAADSCVPYTVDDRIPTAVAFPGDAQELSEVMKLASSDGLSVIPWGSGTTIGLGGIPTRVDLAVVLTRLNRIIDHEPGDLTATFQAGIPLCDVQASLHRSGQFLPFDPAHCDRRTIGGILATNSSGPSRHRYGTARDLVIGIRVVHADGTITKGGAKVVKSVSGYDMNKLYVGSLGTLGIILEATFKLHPLPAVERTWIALFQAGEGATRALARILHATVVCTRIELLSSGAARSIGRQVGCQFPEGTAALALSVGGVPEAVDAQIAAIRQFCRQEGAAAEFLVEDRTQDSLWKAVCNFSSVTGDGRYQVTLKASVLPTHVVDTIHYGETLAGRLGLESAAISEAGCGIVRLYWTGAPGLAANDPISIAKGIEDLRDQVVRHGGSLVILSAPAAIKAAVDVWGPVGNALSLMRELKRRFDPNGLLNPGRFVGGI